The DNA region AACCCCACAGCCTTTCAGGTACAGCAAATCTTGACTGAACCACAGCTGACAAGGTCGTCATTTAAAATTCTCCACCTTTCTCTGACCCCTTAATGAAGTTCACATCTCCGGCCTCCACATCGATTTGGTGGGGGACAGGAGGGAGCGATGCTAACCCACCAACCACCACGGTTTTACGTTCTTTTTCCCTCCGCAATTTCTTTGCACAGCAGTTGTAGCACCATTTTCACTGAGCTCCTCCaccggaaaataaagaaaatgtatgcGTGCCATTAGTTTTCAAGTATTGTTATAAAGCCCTCGCGATACTCGCCCCTTGGAGCCCTATCTTTAAATAATCCAAGCACACGACGCCCCCAAGGGTTAAATCAGGTACAAGTCAATGCAAGTAGCTGCCATAGTTCTCCCAGTTTATCCCAGGTCCTTGGCCCCGAGGTGGCCGGGATAATTCTCACGCGCCGCGGACAAGCTTTGGCCCGTGCATTTTTCTCCATGCTCAAGTGTTCTCCGGCAGCCTCACCGGGGCTGGTAACCTCGCTTGGGAGCTCTCCCCACGCGCCTCCCAGCAGCCTAGGCGGTCGCTCCCAGACCACGACGGCGGCTTCAGCTCAGGAATGGTGACAGGAGGCTGTTGAGTATGCGCAGagacctcctcttcctcttccaagGCCCCCAGGTCAGTACAAGGTGCCAGAGGGCTGCAGGGCGACGGAATCCGGTCCGCTGCGGCCGCCTCCGGGTCCAGGGGCGCCCGTGGGGCCCGTGACTGCAACCGCGGCGACGGCTCTCTGAAGCCTCCGCACCGCCTCCTTTATGAGATTCCCCGAGAGCACTAGCTGCTGTAGGAGCCGGTGCGGGTCGTCGTCCCGGGCGCGCGCCCCGACTGGGGGCCATTGTCGCTGCTGCAGGCGGCGCGAAGTGACGTTGCCCCGCAGCCATCCTCGCCGACACGGACCAGGAAGGGCGCTGAGGCCTGGGGCGAGCTCAGCCACAAAGTAGGGCGCAGCCCGGCCCCGCACGTGGCCGCGGTCCCCCAGGGCGCAGCGCAGGGCCCCCGGGGGCGCCGGACCCACCGCCTCGGCCGGCGCGGGCGGCAGAAGCAGCGGCAACGCAGGAGTCCGGGCCTTGTCCGCCCGCACCGCCGCCGGGGGTCGCGGGGGCCGCAGTGGCGGCCCCGGGGGCGCGCCCTGGGAGGCCGGGCTGTCCTGAGCCGCGTCCAGCTGCAGCGTCTCGCCGATCTGGGCCACCAGCCGGTCCACCTCGCCCGAGCCGCCCAGCGTCACCGACTGCTCCAGCAAGAGGAAGCCGCCGTCCTCCTCTTCGTCCCCCTCCGCTTCCTCGCcggcttcctcttcctcctccctccggCACGGCATGGCCCCCCTCCCGGGCACACCCGGGGCTCTGCGGGCGTCGCTGGCGGCTCGGCTGCTCGCGGGGCTCGGCGGGGCGCGGCGCTGAGGCCGGGCCGGGGTTGGGGCCGGGCGGACGCGGAAGCCGGAGCCCACCGGGTAGTCGCGCCGCGCGCGTGCAGCCGCGGGAGCCGGAGTCCTACCGGCTCGCGTTGATTTGTAAACAATGGGTGACGTCGCTGCCGGGTCCTACCACCGCGCCGGGGCAGGGGCGGCGGCGCGACGAAGAGCTGGGGCGCGGGTACGTGCGGCCAGCGCGGGTCGCGGCCAGAGCCTTCCTGTGTTTAATCTCTCGGTACCTGCCTGTAAGAGGAGCCGGGCGTGGGGAGAGCTTCTTACTCCCCTGGGCCGCAAAGCAGCACAAGAAAAAGGTGACACCGAGGTGCCCTGGGTTGGTTTCTCCCACTGGCAAGCACACACCCAAGCCCCCCTCCTAGgacgctccctccctccccacgtgTCGGGAACTCTTGGGCGGGCGGTCTCCCAGCGCACCCGTAGGGGTCCGCACCCGGGAGTGGAGCCGGACGGCTGGGCGCCGCCGTGGGGTTTCCGAGTGGTGGGCGGcggaaaaaaagggggggagcTGTGGTGCAGAGGGCCCATTGCAAAGCAGGACAGAATCGTTCTGAGGTCGGGTCCTTAGagcctttcccttcctcccagtgCTCCAGTCCCCAGGCATAGCGTGAGACGGACGCACCACCGCACCGCAGAAGAGTTGACTTCgttcatttatataaaaaaaaagttcaaatagACATGAAGCGGCAGTGGAAAAAATCTCATAATCATAGGACTCAAACGTACTgcacatttaaaaagtttttcctTTACAGCCTTTCTCTTTGAAAGTATATTGTACAAACAATATTACACTTTCCCACTTCACATTACACTATAAACGCTGTTCATGCTGTTGCATAACTTTGAAAACGTATATTACATAAATTTCCATCAAGTGGCTGTACCATAAATTATTAATTCCTTTAGCGTTTGCTGTTTGCCTAATTTCACCGTTGTGTGTGACTTAACATTTTTGTGTGCAGAAATTTTTACATGTTGATTTTTTCCTAAGGACATATTCCCCAGCAGTCAGCTGAATTTCAGGTCAAAGAATATGGATATTTTAAGGTTCCTGATAAATTTACCAAATTGTTTTACAAGAGTTGGGTAAATTTACTCTCCCATCATTAGCATGTGAGCATACATTATTCATTGCAACTTcactaatattttgagtatttaaatttttttatttcataggcaAAATTGACATCTTTCAGTTTGCATCTTTGGTTTTAATTAGAGCAGTTTTTCTAAATATATGTTAACTAACTGCACTTCCTTTTTTTGCGAATTATTTCCCAGTAATTTTTTCCTCCTCagtttttcatatgtattttcatgACTGCTTTAACCCTTTCATaaattttaatgtagtcaaatcTACAAAATCCCTTCCTTTGAGACTTCTAACACAGTGCTGAAGTTAAGAGTCTTCTTGATACTAGAAAGTTATTAAATATTCAGTTCTATTTTCCTTAGATTTTTCTAATGCCTTGATTTTTTTCGAATCCGTCCGGAATTAATTTCGGTCTTTGGTTCAGGGAGACAAtacaaacaattttttttccccagcgaCTTTGTCAGTCAGGGTTGTTATTTCATCATTAGGACAGAGGTGTGTGGGCAGTGTAAACACAGGCTCTGTCCTGGGAAGCTCCCACTTGCTGGTTAAAATGATGGATGAGAGGAATGGGTGGGGCTGCGAAAATTTTGCTCAGTCTGTTGTATAGAGTTGAAAGAACCCTGAACAGGTTGTACAGAGACCTAGATTCTAGTCTCATTCCTGCCTCTTCTTGGGTGTGTGGCTCCTGGCAAATCAGTTTACAAGTgttttcacttgtaaaatggaaaaaatactcTCTGTCCTGCCTCCCTCTGAGGATTGTTGTtgggatcaaatgagataatgggaACAGGCTTTGTTAGGCATTACACAAATGCAATGTGGGATGAGATCCAATGATTTACTAACAGAGGCCTGGCTCAATTCCAGCGATTCCCCCAAGGAAACAGCCAAAATATGAAGGATAAAGGTTCCTGCGTGTAGCCCGCTAAATAAATGTACCCTGAAGCCATTACTTCCCTGAACTTGCCCAGTCCCTGGAATTCGGCCTCTCTTGTACCCTGACCTGGGATTGTTTCAGCTTTCCTGAAGTTAGCCCAGAGGCTCCCAGTCCCAAGGTGTGTCACTGCGACTAGTTCTGCAGGTTTTGGTGATGGATCCTTTCCCGACAGGCAGTCTCCCTCCTCCATCTTCATGGAGGGTTCTTCACACACTTTACTGAAGAGGAGTGGAAGCCATTCCCCTCTGAGAGAGtgattctcattttcattctgaTGGTACTTACTGGAGAATTTCAAGGGGAATAAAAATTAGAGGAAGGCTTATGGATTTCAGTAGAGTTAAATGGTAatttttctccctcctctctgTAAAATGATGCCTGCCTGGAAGTAGAGAAAAGCAGTTTTATGCTCCATTGACTTTAAACATTAATGGGGCTGGTGTAGCTATTGTCTCTAACCCAGCATTCCCGGAAGTCGTTTTTGTCTTCTTGTCAGGGTAATTCCCATAGTGTTCTTTAGTACTATAGGAAATGGAGCTTTgagatgacattaaaaaaaaaaaaaacacttccctTTGTAATGTTGTTTTTGTGTGGAGATTGCTATGTAAATAGGCCAGGACTTGGATATTATACTCTTCATTATAAAGATGAATTCATTATAGAAGAGCAACTCTATTTTCTGGGGGCACATCTCTGGAGAGCTCTGAGAGAAAGGAGTGTTGTGCCGGGTCAGGGGGAGGCTGAGAAATATCCTGGATTAGGAATCACAATGCAAGATACTAGAGAGGCTCAGATGCAATTAAAAGTAATGAGAGGGTATCAAAAAGGGAGGGAATGAGAGCTGTGTGCCTGGCAGGCTACCTGTCTGCCTGGAAAGAGACACTCACAGAGGCTATTCAAAAATCACTTGTGGAAGAATACAGAATTCAAGGGGTTTCTACATTAGCTTAGACTGCACTGAAATCCTCTCCAAGGAGTTTGTCTTCCAAGGACTTTGCTTTCAGTTATCTCCACTCAGAGCCACCAGCCTAGGTGAAGTAGGATGGACACTAAGCTTGAAATCTTACCTGGATCTGATTACTTCATCCTTCTGTGCTTCAGATTCTGAATGTATAAAATGGGAATGGTCCCTTCTTTACAAAATTATTACATGACATGAGAACCTGTATGGGAAGGATTATCACAtggaggcgggggaggggggatggcagggggaaTATTGGAGTCAGGCTCTGAGGAGCAGAAGTAATCTTAGTGATACTCAAATTGAAAAAAAGTTATTGTGAGATTAGTTCTTTCTCTCACCACGGTTTGTTGAgggtttgggggttttttttgggCTCTTTCTGGGCTATATAGTTCTTTCCAGACTACTCTGTAGCATTTTGAGGCTTGAGCATCACCTTCCGCTGCAAACCAGAGATCTAGGAGGAGCTGCAAGCTGTGTCTAGAAGTCTGATGGACTATTCAAAGTTTAACACAAACTGGACCCCAGAGATGCCTGGTGAAGAAAATTCCCAGGGAGTTCATCTGCCTCTCAATCTATCTCAGGCATATTGTTAAAGAACCTTGGTAATTTGACTCCCAACCCTAGTACAAAATTCTCTTCCCTTGTACCAGAATATCTGCCCCAACAGCAGGACCAAGAAAACATTCAGAGGTTTGGAGAAGGCATGCTATACAAGAGGAGGCGTGGCATAAGGACACTGTTAACAGCTCGGAAAGAAAGGATGGAAAGGATGATACAGATTATTAAATACCACTACTTCAAACAGCTTTCCTAGATGCgaagagaagaaaagcagaaggCAGTTGAGGTTGAATCGAAGGTGGAAAGGTTTAGAGGTAGCTGTCATTATTGCCTGTATCATAGAGATCTTTCTGAGGATACTAGCACAGAGAAAATTTCAGCATAGAGAATAATTATGATGAGTCGATTTAGCTGTAAACCTTATTCTCATACTGTTTTTCTTTGTAGTAATTTTAGGATCATTATGCAGCAGCTTGGCTAGGCTACTCTGCTAGGACAGACTGTATACCAGTATTTAGATCTAAGTTCTGTGATGTCTTTTTCTTGCATCTTTCTATCTCGAAACCAGTAATTTATAAGGAATCCATGCAGTTTGCATTTGAATGACTTCACTGTACTTTAGTTCACCTTTTAATTTTAGTTCACCCAAAGCAGCACTAATAATTCTCTAGGGTTACCCCTGTGTCTTAGAAGCTTTAAACCAGTAAGATAAAATCCAACCTCAAGAATTTGAAGCCAACTAACTTATGcagaagaaatataaagaaaatatctgGTGGTTTGGCTAGAGCCTCGtgaggacaggaagaattaactAGATTTTCTGGTTTTCAAAAATTTGAAATGCTGTTTTCAGTAgcaaataaatgtgtgtatacaGGATCTTATCAAACTTTgagtatgtttttttaaaaaggaattgtaTATTGGTTTGTTATGATTTCAAATCCTAACCTGATTATGGCTTAAGTAAAGTTGTTCAGATCTAAGCATGCATTTGTTTATATTGTGGAGGAGGATGATATCATCAAAATTGGGCTACTGAGTGCTTATTGATATGAACGTATGGAGGACCAACAATGATGTACTGGGCATTTAAACTTTAAATACCAAGAATTTATAAGTACTTATAAAGAGTGTTTGATTTGGGCAAAACAGCTGTTTGTTCATCTATATAGCTCTCCAGGGACTTCGGGGCATTAGCTCCAGCCCTAGCAAGCTACTCCTTGCTGACAATGGTGAAAACCATGCAGCAGCCCCATGAAGGAAATCATCATACCTGACAACACAGCACCTTTGTTCTGTTAGCAGTGAGTTCTAGCAAGCGACTTCCAATTCACGCTGCAGCCGGACATCAGCTGTTGGTCAGCTAAGCCGATTCTTCTAAGAACCAACTTGTAGAAAGGTGTACCTTAGCTAAATTTAGACTTTATTTCTTTCCTCTCCCCTCTTACCTGGAACAATAGTGTAATGAATCTATCATTGATTTGGAATATACTTTTTATTGGCTTATTAAAAAAGCTTATCCTAGATGCTATGTCTtgtgaaatattaaatataattccTACAGTGAACCTGTGTTAAATAAATTATTGGCAAATACAATCTCAGTTTCTGAGCATAATTTctccaaacaaaaggcaaattctATGCTGtagtccatcaacagatgaatgaataaacaaaatgtggcatatgcatatagtggaatattacttagccatgaACAGGAATGGAGTGTTAATATactacattatgctaaatgaacagAGCCAGACAAAAGGTCACTTATTATTCCAAATctgtgaaatatccagaataggtacATTCATAGATACAGATAGCAGGTTGCCTAGGTCTGGGGCCAGGGGGAAGGAAGGTGGCGAGAATGTGGCAGGGAGGGGGAATGCCCACTCATGGGTACAAGGTTTTCTTTGGGGagttgaaaatgttttggaacttgaTAGAGGTGGTTGTTGGCATAACACTCTggatgtactaaatgccactggattgtacactttaaagtggctaattttatgttatgtgaattttacctcagtaAGAAAAATTCAGTGCTGTATCTGGTATTTGATCTAGTTCTTTGTAACTGCAATCTATCTGCCGATATGAAGTAATCCTGGCTTCATGCTTCCAGTTCAGGTTGCAGATCTTTTTCAACTCTGTGGTCACATTGAAAACACCAGATCACCTGATTCCCTCACTCCCACTACATTGTTTTCCTGGCTGAGGTGAATGGGGTCGTTGTTCTTCCTCAGCATGGAAGTGAAGGCCAGTCCAGAGGCAGCTAGGGGAGCACGGCGACCTGATGAAGATCTTTAGTGGTCCTTCCCATCTCAAAGCTTTCTCctggttctctccctctctcctttgtgCTAAGGATATGTGCTGGGGAAGTGGATACCATACAGTGCAGTAGAGGGGAAGgggttgtttttaataaaatgactaGCTAGGCCATCATGATTAACAGATCAGTGGTTAACAAGGGGGTAGAAGCAGGGAGCTCAGGGGAATTTTGGAAGATGATAGAACTCTTCAGCAttctgattgtggtgatggttacacacaTCTACATGGGTCTTAAACCTCAGCACTGTATGccaaaacaagtaaacaaactaGGTACACAGCACCATCTGTTGCTTATGTTGGTGGTTGCATAGGTATATACATTTGTCAGAGCTCAACGAACACTTATGATGAATGAATTAATTATATTTAAgtgatacctcaataaagttgatttttaaaagtttgcctTAGAACACAAAGGCCAAATGCCCTATGAATTCTCTATAAATCGCATCATATGGGGAAGAAGGAGAGATGACAAATGGGCCACTGGTTACAGGCCATCCCAGGCCTCATGGGAGAGAGAATTCTTGGCAGGGTCACCACGGCCTGGGGCAGAGCTTGGGAGGCTGTAACTCCACCCATCCCATCACCCAACACATTGAAGAGCATCTGCACTGTCCCAGGGACTGTGCCCCCATCCAAGGCTACAGTAACATACCACAGAGGCAGACCTTATAAAGCCTCAGTTTGTGGTGGACCAAATAATGGCCCTTCAGGGACGTCTTATGCTGTAACCCTGGAGCCTGTGAGTATGTTAcctcacatggcaaaagggacttggcAGATATGATCAAGTGAAAGATCCTGAGATGAGGAACTTATCCCGGATTGTCCAGGTGGGCCCAATGTTACTCATAAGGGTCCGTATAAGAAGGAGGCAGGTgggtcagagtcagagaagagagatgctgatGGATGCAGAGGCTGTTGGGGTTGCTATGGTCGTTGACTCTGAGGTGGAAGCGGCCTCTAGAAGCAAGGGAACAGGTTCTCCTCTGGAGCCTCCAGAGAGGCGCACAGTCCTGCTGACACCTCCATTTCAGCCAGGTAAGACCCACTTCAGTCTTCTGACCACCAGAACTATAAGgtatctgtgttgttttaagccactaaatttatggtaatttgttacatcaGCAACAGTGAAGTAATACCCAGTCTAACACAGGAACTTGTGAATCAATGATTATTATGTCCTACCTTAAACATGGGCTAGAAAAGGATTAGGTACCAAGTGTGGTGGTTCAACCAAGAAGGAACAACTCAGCCCAGTTATAACGAGTTAGGAAATGACTTCCTGTGAATGTAACCCAGGCTGACACCTCAAGGATGGTGTGGCAAAGCATTCGCAAAAACCCATTCCCTCTTCCCCGGGAACACAGGTAGAATAtatttcccagactcccttgcagtTAAATGTGACCAAATGACTGAGGTTTAGCCAGTGAAAGGTGAGCATAAACTGTGGGCTGACCCATAAAAACCTCCCTTAAATAATGACCTGGTACTCCTTCCTGTTCTTGGAGAGGTGTCAGTGCCCGGGACAATCTTGGAAGCCATGTATGGAAGATGGCAACCTCTGCCCCTACCACCATCACACAACATCTAGGAACACCGGTAAAGACTGCTGGGAGAATTTGAAAACAACTCTACTGTGTTAAGCACTGAAATTCTGAGATTTTTACCACATCTAGTATAACACTAATACAGATGGGAAATGATTAATAGGGAAAAGAGGTGGAGAGAGTCGCACACCTAAGCAACTTGAAAAAGCTCAGTATGGCTGGACCAGTATCTGGGGGAGGTAGAGGGGAGTGTGTGAAGGCTGGGGTGAAGAGCGAGCTGCACTGGTGAGCACTGGGTCAAGTGGTGAGCACAGGTGGGCAAAGACCtgaattgcattttaaaagagcAGTActgggggggtggagccaagatggcggcgtgagtagagcagcggaaatctcctcccaaaaccatacatatttttgaaaatacaacaaatacaactattcctaaaagagagaccagaagacacagcacaacagccagactacatctacacctgcaagaacccagtgcctcgcgaagggggtaagatacaagccgcggtctggcaggacccaagcgcccctccccccagctcccagtgggaggagaggagtcagagcagggagggagagggagcccaggactgctgaacacctagccctagccatccgcactggagcacagacacagtgcgtgcgtggggtgctgaaactagggaaacaggacagtaagacctgtgagcaggtccccacagccggcgcccctgggacaaagaaaagcaagtgctttttgaaagtcttaaagggacaggaaccccacaCCTGGACGGaaacgtcctgggacacttagcccagctgctgggaatctcggggaactccaggcgccctaaccccctgggcggcagcacagcttggaggcccctcacggagataaacagcctcctgcccgttTTCCCTCCAACGGGGCTCTGCCat from Manis pentadactyla isolate mManPen7 chromosome 8, mManPen7.hap1, whole genome shotgun sequence includes:
- the FRAT2 gene encoding GSK-3-binding protein FRAT2; this encodes MPCRREEEEEAGEEAEGDEEEDGGFLLLEQSVTLGGSGEVDRLVAQIGETLQLDAAQDSPASQGAPPGPPLRPPRPPAAVRADKARTPALPLLLPPAPAEAVGPAPPGALRCALGDRGHVRGRAAPYFVAELAPGLSALPGPCRRGWLRGNVTSRRLQQRQWPPVGARARDDDPHRLLQQLVLSGNLIKEAVRRLQRAVAAVAVTGPTGAPGPGGGRSGPDSVALQPSGTLY